Proteins found in one Paenibacillus dendritiformis genomic segment:
- a CDS encoding TlyA family RNA methyltransferase: MDGGHVHNRAQAESLILAGSVFVNGQQAAYAGEPVKVDARIAVKGSERKYVGKGGLKLEGALRHFQIDVTGRIALDAGASTGGFTDCLLQHGAAQVYAVDVGYGQLAGRLRQDPRVICMEKMNIGELASNMLQPKPSIATLDLSYLSLKQAIPLAGALLEPDGQLLCLVKPLFEAIDPRMRRTGVITSPDVYRDILTDLVQSVRELGYAPSGVTHSPVTGNRGTLEFFLHLFLRGNEGMRPLDEDIDQAVKAALAVEKYRK, encoded by the coding sequence ATGGATGGCGGACATGTTCACAACCGCGCACAGGCAGAGAGTCTGATTCTTGCGGGGAGCGTCTTCGTGAACGGGCAGCAAGCGGCTTATGCGGGTGAACCGGTGAAAGTGGATGCCCGGATTGCCGTCAAAGGGAGCGAGAGGAAATACGTCGGGAAGGGCGGCCTGAAGCTGGAGGGCGCGCTGCGGCATTTCCAGATCGACGTAACGGGCCGGATTGCGCTGGATGCCGGCGCTTCCACGGGCGGATTTACGGATTGCCTTCTCCAGCATGGGGCGGCGCAAGTATATGCCGTTGACGTTGGCTACGGCCAGTTGGCGGGGCGCTTGCGGCAGGATCCGCGTGTCATCTGCATGGAGAAAATGAATATCGGAGAGCTCGCTTCGAATATGCTGCAGCCGAAGCCGTCTATTGCTACGCTTGATCTGTCCTACTTATCTCTGAAGCAGGCGATTCCGCTTGCAGGAGCCCTGCTGGAGCCGGACGGCCAACTGCTCTGTCTCGTCAAGCCGCTATTCGAAGCGATCGATCCGCGGATGCGGCGAACCGGCGTCATTACGTCGCCGGACGTGTATCGGGACATATTAACAGACCTCGTGCAAAGTGTAAGGGAGCTCGGGTACGCCCCTTCCGGCGTGACGCATAGCCCGGTAACAGGGAACCGGGGCACGCTCGAGTTCTTCCTCCATCTATTCCTTCGCGGGAACGAAGGAATGAGGCCTCTGGATGAGGATATCGATCAGGCGGTGAAGGCCGCTCTGGCCGTTGAGAAATATCGCAAATAA
- a CDS encoding NAD(P)H-dependent flavin oxidoreductase, with the protein MTKITTELCTTLNIAYPIVQAGMAGGPTTVDLVASVSEAGALGTLGAAYMEPDDIRAAIRLIRQRTAKPFAVNLFAADMTDDASRIAEVNEVLRGIRSELGLGEPAAELHTPDRFEQQMQVLIEENVPVISTAFGILPARFMEEVKRRGIRVTTMVTTVREAVEAERAGSDVIVAQGSDAGGHRGTFDVGVHPNGANIGTFSLVPQIADQVRVPVVAAGGVMDGRGLVAALALGASGVQLGTRFLTAAESGAHPAYKQALLDSTEESTVITRVFSGRPARGISNAFIRRFDESGVEPLPFPTQNSATNEIRKAAAARNQAGYMSLWAGQATRLLTDGDPASRIVMEIMEEAQRLLSRLPVLNQD; encoded by the coding sequence ATGACGAAGATAACCACGGAACTGTGCACAACTTTGAATATTGCGTATCCTATCGTGCAAGCCGGCATGGCGGGCGGACCGACGACCGTGGACCTCGTTGCGAGCGTATCCGAGGCAGGCGCCCTCGGAACGCTGGGCGCGGCTTATATGGAGCCGGACGATATCCGGGCGGCGATTCGGCTCATACGCCAACGGACCGCCAAGCCCTTCGCGGTCAATCTGTTCGCAGCCGACATGACGGACGATGCGAGCCGCATCGCCGAGGTGAACGAAGTGCTGCGCGGTATCCGTTCCGAGCTCGGACTCGGAGAGCCGGCCGCGGAGCTGCATACGCCCGATCGGTTCGAGCAGCAGATGCAGGTGCTGATCGAGGAGAACGTGCCTGTTATCAGCACCGCATTCGGCATTCTGCCTGCCCGGTTCATGGAGGAAGTGAAGCGGCGGGGGATTCGGGTCACGACGATGGTGACGACAGTCCGCGAAGCGGTGGAAGCGGAACGGGCAGGCAGCGACGTCATCGTGGCTCAGGGCAGCGACGCCGGCGGGCATCGCGGCACGTTCGACGTCGGCGTGCACCCGAACGGAGCCAATATCGGCACCTTCTCTCTCGTGCCTCAGATTGCCGATCAGGTTCGGGTCCCGGTCGTCGCGGCGGGCGGTGTCATGGACGGGCGCGGTCTGGTGGCGGCCTTGGCCTTGGGAGCGAGCGGAGTTCAGCTCGGAACGAGGTTCCTCACCGCCGCCGAGTCGGGGGCCCATCCGGCCTATAAGCAAGCGCTGCTGGACAGCACGGAGGAGAGCACCGTCATTACGCGGGTATTCTCGGGACGGCCGGCACGGGGGATCAGCAATGCGTTTATTCGCCGGTTCGATGAGAGCGGGGTAGAGCCGCTGCCGTTTCCGACGCAGAACTCGGCAACGAATGAGATTCGGAAGGCCGCGGCAGCACGGAATCAAGCGGGCTACATGTCGCTGTGGGCCGGTCAAGCTACGCGGCTGCTGACGGACGGCGATCCGGCTTCCCGCATTGTGATGGAGATCATGGAAGAGGCGCAGCGGCTGTTAAGCCGACTTCCGGTGCTGAATCAAGATTAA